One window from the genome of Roseomonas haemaphysalidis encodes:
- a CDS encoding DsbA family protein encodes MVEFFYLYDPLCGWCYGAAPAVVKLELEPDAVVHPLATGLFAGGGRTMTEEFAAQAWSNDQRIAAMTGQVFSDTYRDKVLGDRAGRFDSAPATRALTAVHLTEPAEELETLHRIQMLRYAEGRDIADPALLAATLRDLGLEEAAALLDSGDPALDAAVDSRSATAQDLMRRLGIGGVPALLRMQDGQPVVVPNGALFGPVEALLASLGLRPDAEEDVR; translated from the coding sequence ATGGTCGAGTTCTTTTATCTTTACGACCCCCTGTGCGGCTGGTGCTACGGCGCCGCCCCCGCGGTGGTGAAGCTGGAACTGGAACCGGACGCGGTGGTGCACCCGCTGGCCACCGGCCTGTTCGCGGGCGGTGGTCGGACCATGACGGAGGAGTTCGCCGCCCAGGCCTGGAGCAACGACCAGCGCATCGCGGCAATGACCGGTCAGGTGTTTTCCGACACCTACCGGGACAAGGTGCTTGGCGACCGGGCAGGGCGCTTCGATTCCGCCCCCGCCACCCGCGCGCTGACCGCGGTGCATCTGACCGAGCCGGCGGAAGAGCTGGAAACGCTGCACCGCATCCAGATGCTGCGCTACGCGGAAGGGCGCGACATCGCCGACCCGGCGCTGCTGGCGGCAACGCTCCGTGACCTGGGGCTGGAGGAGGCGGCGGCGCTGCTGGACAGCGGCGACCCGGCGCTGGACGCGGCGGTGGACAGCCGGAGCGCGACGGCGCAGGACCTCATGCGACGCCTGGGCATCGGCGGCGTGCCGGCCTTGCTGCGGATGCAGGACGGGCAGCCGGTGGTGGTGCCGAACGGTGCGCTGTTCGGCCCGGTGGAAGCGCTGCTGGCCAGCCTGGGCCTGCGCCCGGATGCGGAGGAGGACGTCCGCTAG